In Drosophila santomea strain STO CAGO 1482 chromosome 3L, Prin_Dsan_1.1, whole genome shotgun sequence, a single window of DNA contains:
- the LOC120450262 gene encoding modifier of mdg4, giving the protein MNHLKWMGHSSTIMDIQRSLRNDNQHCEVVLASRDGVRVRAHLFVLSTCSELMRNLLVDVPRGQEATIMLPDIRGDLLECMLSFIYMGETSLPSASLSEFLEAINLLGIKSAISFECNPSASPPSVDLDNNSLAVESAKSITGLQIAEAELLDDEEEPQPTVSVPATVLAGSQHQPGHSSRSLEYLDVYEPPKITYSIEHMDGNSSGNQFILTENTGTFTITQSASSLSKIEADETATSGAEVDLGDDDVDADIAEDSEEHESQMIEEEFVPTDPLMELEAGTEMDDDDDVHDHLVDDEIDEKPRKLGGGKSRIRRSISAKPVKRLPDCKPTRLQQFVALKREVKDDINDALDLAADAVIIEGLSLQKAADRFDISKTVLWRRVRTNPAYMRNNRERPSLLEAYERLKNGDSLKSISTELQIPMSTLHRHKVRLSAQGRLPNFVSCRKRDTTPKDELRDKLAKAVHACLHEGMSQNHAANLFEIPKSTLWRHLQRRSTSQNRKVKKELKVEYGEDMLN; this is encoded by the exons ATG AATCACCTAAAGTGGATGGGCCACTCGTCCACGATAATGGACATTCAACGCTCGCTGCGTAATGATAATCAGCACTGCGAGGTGGTTCTGGCCTCCAGGGACGGGGTTCGAGTGCGCGCCCATCTCTTCGTGCTTAGCACCTGCAGCGAACTGATGCGCAACCTCCTGGTCGACGTTCCGCGCGGCCAGGAGGCAACTATTATGTTGCCCGACATCCGCGGTGATTTGCTGGAGTGCATGCTGTCCTTCATCTACATGGGCGAGACGAGCCTGCCCTCCGCGTCGCTCTCCGAGTTCCTGGAGGCCATTAACCTGCTGGGCATCAAGTCTGCCATCAGTTTCGAGTGCAATCCATCGGCTAGTCCACCCAGCGTCGATTTAGATAACAATTCGTTAGCCGTTGAGTCGGCCAAGTCCATAACTGGCCTTCAGATCGCTGAGGCGGAGCTGTtggacgacgaggaggagccACAACCGACGGTGTCTGTGCCAGCCACTGTCCTCGCGGGGTCACAGCATCAGCCCGGCCACTCCAGCCGATCCTTGGAGTACCTGGATGTCTACGAGCCGCCGAAGATCACCTACTCCATAGAGCACATGGACGGAAATTCCAGCGGCAATCAGTTTATACTCACCGAGAACACGGGCACTTTTACTATAACACAGTCAGCTTCGAGTTTATCAAAAATTGAAGCTGATGAAACGGCAACCAGTGGCGCTGAAGTGGACCTCGGAGACGATGACGTGGATGCGGACATTGCTGAGGATTCTGAGGAGCACGAGTCACAAATGATCGAGGAAGAGTTCGTACCAACCGATCCTCTTATGGAACTTGAAGCGGGTACTGAAAtggacgacgatgacgatgtgCACGACCATCTTGTGGACGATGAAATAGACGAAAAGCCTCGAAAGTTGGGCGGGGGAAAGTCTCGAATCCGCCGCTCCATAAGTGCGAAGCCTGTCAAACGATTGCCCGATTGTAAGCCAACGCGACTCCAACAGTTTGTGGCGCTCAAACGGGAGGTAAAAGACGATATCAACGACGCTTTGGATCTGGCGGCTGACGCGGTTATTATCGAGGGCTTAAGCTTACAAAAGGCCGCAGACCGATTTGACATCTCCAAGACAGTCCTGTGGCGCCGCGTCCGCACTAATCCCGCCTACATGCGAAATAACCGGGAACGACCATCGCTGCTAGAGGCCTACGAACGCCTGAAGAATGGAGACTCTTTGAAGAGTATCAGCACGGAGTTGCAAATCCCCATGTCTACATTGCACCGGCACAAGGTTCGTCTGTCCGCCCAGGGACGCTTGCCCAACTTCGTGTCCTGTCGAAAGCGAGACACCACGCCCAAGGATGAGCTGCGCGACAAATTGGCCAAGGCGGTGCATGCGTGCCTACATGAGGGAATGTCGCAAAACCACGCGGCCAATCTGTTCGAGATCCCTAAGAGCACACTATGGAGACACCTGCAGCGACGCTCGACGAGCCAGAACAGAAAGGTTAAGAAGGAATTGAAGGTCGAGTACGGAGAAGATATGCTAAACTAG
- the LOC120450263 gene encoding NADH dehydrogenase [ubiquinone] iron-sulfur protein 3, mitochondrial: MAALIRNLGARAAVAALSAKHVVPAAGSAALRMASTAPVEPKKADKPTVRQPDAVARSHLSDFGRYVAECLPKYVQKVQLTAGDELEVLIAPEGVVPVLQFLKDHHQAQFTNLVDIAGVDVPCRKNRFEVVYNLLSLRYNSRVRVKTYTDELTPLDSACEVHKAANWYEREIWDMYGVFFANHPDLRRILTDYGFEGHPQRRDFPLSGYVELRYDDEKKRVVCEPLELAQEFRKFDLSAPWEQFPNFRNANPPAEVVPPQAPVKK, encoded by the exons ATGGCGGCCTTAATCAGGAATCTGGGTGCCCGGGCCGCAGTCGCCGCTCTGTCGGCCAAACATG TGGTGCCCGCTGCAGGATCGGCTGCTCTCCGGATGGCCAGCACAGCGCCTGTGGAGCCTAAGAAGGCAGATAAGC CCACTGTCCGCCAGCCGGATGCAGTTGCTCGCTCGCATCTCTCCGATTTCGGGCGCTATGTGGCCGAGTGCCTGCCCAAGTACGTGCAGAAGGTGCAGCTGACCGCCGGCGATGAGTTGGAGGTGCTTATTGCCCCAGAGGGTGTGGTGCCCGTGCTGCAGTTCCTTAAGGATCACCATCAGGCGCAGTTCACCAACCTGGTCGACATTGCTGGTGTGGATGTGCCCTGTCGCAAGAACCGATTTGAGGTGGTCTACAATCTACTCTCGCTGCGCTATAACTCGCGCGTCCGCGTCAAGACCTACACCGATGAGCTGACTCCACTGGACTCCGCCTGCGAGGTTCACAAGGCGGCCAACTGGTACGAGCGTGAGATCTGGGACATGTACGGTGTGTTCTTTGCCAACCATCCCGACTTGCGCCGCATCCTGACCGATTACGGATTTGAGGGACATCCCCAGCGCCGCGACTTCCCGCTGTCCGGGTACGTGGAGCTGCGCTACGATGATGAGAAGAAGCGCGTCGTCTGTGAGCCCTTGGAGTTGGCCCAGGAGTTCAGGAAGTTTGACTTGTCGGCGCCTTGGGAACAGTTCCCCAACTTCCGCAACGCTAATCCCCCCGCCGAGGTCGTTCCGCCACAGGCGCCAGTCAAGAAGTAA
- the LOC120450260 gene encoding AF4/FMR2 family member lilli isoform X1 has product MSVQQFCLRWNNHQPNFISVCSSLLHNGTLVDVTLAAEGRQLQAHKIVLSACSSYFQALFTTNPCQHPIVILKDVQYDDLKTMVDFMYYGEVNVSQEQLPHILKTAEMLKIKGLAEMPTDPANLTKSDSKSSTDGTELVGGAGVGTGAGNSAGSLGAASGSSVGDSLWSSSEAQQFQQQQQQQAQQQAQQQHHHHQQQQQLQQQQQQAQQQQQQQQHHHHHHQQQQGGQAQAAQTHHHQMRRTPSPLSAGTSPATRRKRLRKSSNNGSGDRNNAEEQHNSSLDAGSGAGNAGLSLAQMNQMTFGAGGGLAGHSLHAAKLLKESASAELDQQPQDSDLDDGHGHLHMQIKPEVDIGGVNQTMPLDISGGTTPSEHDAPNSQSSHSEPSPAHAPHPPHPPLAAASSSSGGSGSFERSFSIGGVGSGECDPDGTPSSPAVMGTKRNRVLTRQPRVKRDSDSISSTNQISPDTAATTLDFDPFNAAGATSATARDYSTTGSHHLHHQPAVHHHHHLLTVPPRIERHASEPAPSLGPSTPHLLSVPSSTPYLIKQHSDPLLPRQSALHIAGSGSGSSTAMATGSNPFAPLHRQYSHPLSGSNASYVTPAPLHHPHHISLPESIYASGSPPPAGSSQYLVPTRVLACPVVSSETAATPTNASPGSSSTVSAAVSVVTSPNSGLQNSASRHPLSPTFSIGSDVAHERRSPHSPSISRSHVVERAVKNPAEAANGGGSRLRTSKSASGSISGTHLHPGQATMSSSFEHLPTLRVKNEELQRSVSSPQTQREIITLENPRSSHCPVIRPGPALGCNFCWNTIDGHGRILRRKTKYHCPECQTNLCIVPCFQEYHERLNNEAAAASSGATAGDNQASSSTTGSGSSSSGKASPYVSSAGSSSSGAGAARHYTKTESI; this is encoded by the exons ATGTCCGTGCAGCAGTTCTGCCTGCGGTGGAACAACCACCAGCCGAACTTCATCTCCGTGTGCTCCTCGCTGCTGCACAATGGCACCCTGGTGGACGTCACCCTGGCAGCCGAGGGTCGGCAGCTGCAGGCCCACAAAATCGTGCTGTCCGCCTGCAGTTCGTACTTTCAG GCTTTGTTCACAACAAATCCGTGCCAACATCCCATTGTCATCCTGAAGGACGTGCAGTACGATGACCTAAAGACCATGGTGGACTTCATGTACTACGGCGAGGTCAATGTGTCGCAGGAGCAGCTGCCGCACATCCTCAAGACCGCCGAGATGCTGAAGATCAAAGGTCTAGCGGAGATGCCAACGGATCCGGCCAATCTTACCAAGTCAGACAGCAAGTCCTCGACCGACGGCACCGAATTGGTGGGCGGCGCAGGAGTGGGCACTGGAGCGGGCAACTCGGCTGGAAGCCTTGGGGCTGCCAGTGGAAGCAGCGTGGGGGACTCCCTGTGGAGCAGCAGCGAGGCCCAGcagttccagcagcagcagcaacagcaggccCAGCAAcaggcacagcagcagcaccatcaccaccagcagcagcagcagttgcagcagcaacagcaacaggcccagcagcagcaacaacagcagcagcaccatcaccaccaccatcagcaacagcagggCGGACAGGCGCAGGCGGCGCAGACGCATCATCACCAGATGCGACGTACGCCGTCACCTTTGAGCGCTGGAACATCGCCGGCCACCAGGCGCAAGCGCTTGCGCAAATCCTCGAATAACG GCTCAGGCGATCGCAACAATGCAGAAGAGCAGCACAACAGCTCCCTGGACGCAGGCAGTGGTGCGGGCAACGCCGGTCTCAGTCTCGCCCAGATGAACCAGATGACATTTGGTGCGGGCGGCGGTTTGGCCGGCCACTCATTGCACGCTGCCAAGCTGCTTAAGGAGTCGGCCAGCGCTGAGCTGGACCAGCAGCCGCAGGACTCGGATCTGGACGATGGACACGGACACTTACACATGCAAATT AAGCCCGAAGTGGACATTGGTGGAGTGAACCAAACGATGCCCTTGGATATCTCTGGCGGCACTACACCATCCGAGCACGACGCGCCGAACTCCCAGTCCTCGCACTCGG AACCCAGTCCGGCGCATGCTCCTCATCCGCCACATCCTCCTTTGGCggccgccagcagcagcagcggtggcagcggcagctTTGAGCGCTCCTTCAGCATCGGAGGCGTGGGATCCGGCGAATGTGATCCAGATGGCACGCCCAGTTCGCCCGCCGTGATGGGCACCAAGCGCAACAGGGTGCTCACCCGCCAGCCGAGGGTGAAGCGGGACAGCGACAGCATCTCGTCCACGAATCAGATATCCCCGGATACGGCTGCCACGACGCTCGACTTTGATCCGTTCAATGCTGCGGGTGCCACGAGTGCTACGGCCAGAGATTACTCTACCACGGGCTCGCATCATCTGCACCACCAGCCAGCTGtgcaccaccatcatcacctGCTAACCGTTCCACCGCGGATCGAGCGCCATGCCTCTGAACCAGCGCCCAGTTTGGGCCCCTCCACGCCGCACCTGCTCAGCGTGCCGTCCAGCACTCCCTATCTCATCAAGCAGCACTCGGATCCGCTGCTGCCTCGCCAGTCCGCCCTGCACATTGCCGGATCCGGTTCTGGATCCAGTACTGCAATGGCAACTGGCAGCAATCCGTTTGCCCCGCTGCACCGCCAATACTCGCATCCGTTGTCGGGTTCAAATGCCAGCTATGTCACTCCGGCGCCGCTTCACCATCCGCACCACATCTCACTGCCCGAGTCCATCTACGCCTCGGGGTCCCCGCCGCCGGCCGGCTCCTCGCAATACCTGGTGCCCACACGCGTGCTGGCCTGTCCAGTGGTTTCTAGTGAAACagcggccacgcccacaaatgCCAGTCCCGGCTCCTCGTCGACAGTGTCGGCGGCCGTGTCTGTGGTTACCTCGCCGAATTCGGGGCTCCAGAACAGCGCTAGTAGGCATCCGTTGTCGCCCACGTTCTCCATTGGCTCGGATGTGGCACACGAGCGAAGGTCTCCGCACTCGCCCTCCATCAGCAGATCGCACGTCGTGGAGCGGGCAGTAAAGAATCCAGCAGAGGCCGCCAACGGAGGTGGTTCGAGGCTGCGGACTTCCAAGTCTGCCTCGGGCTCCATCAGTGGCACCCATCTGCATCCCGGCCAGGCCACCATGAGCAGTTCGTTTGAGCATTTGCCAACGCTGCGTGTCAAGAACGAGGAACTGCAGCGATCGGTGTCTTCACCCCAG accCAACGGGAGATCATCACTCTCGAGAATCCGCGTTCTAGTCATTGTCCGGTCATTCGACCGGGTCCGGCGCTGGGCTGCAACTTCTGTTGGAACACCATCGACGGGCATGGACGCATTTTGCGCCGCAAAACGAAATACCATTGCCCGGAGTGCCAGACGAATTTGTGCATTGTGCCCTGCTTCCAGGAGTATCACGAGCGGCTCAACAATGAGGCGGCCGCTGCATCCAGTGGAGCGACAGCGGGCGACAATCAGGCGAGCAGCAGCACGACGGGATCgggaagcagcagcagtggcaagGCGTCGCCATACGTTTCCTCTGCCGGCAGTAGCAGCAGTGGAGCAGGTGCAGCTCGTCATTATACCAAGACGGAATCGATATAA
- the LOC120450260 gene encoding G-box-binding factor isoform X2: MSVQQFCLRWNNHQPNFISVCSSLLHNGTLVDVTLAAEGRQLQAHKIVLSACSSYFQALFTTNPCQHPIVILKDVQYDDLKTMVDFMYYGEVNVSQEQLPHILKTAEMLKIKGLAEMPTDPANLTKSDSKSSTDGTELVGGAGVGTGAGNSAGSLGAASGSSVGDSLWSSSEAQQFQQQQQQQAQQQAQQQHHHHQQQQQLQQQQQQAQQQQQQQQHHHHHHQQQQGGQAQAAQTHHHQMRRTPSPLSAGTSPATRRKRLRKSSNNGSGDRNNAEEQHNSSLDAGSGAGNAGLSLAQMNQMTFGAGGGLAGHSLHAAKLLKESASAELDQQPQDSDLDDGHGHLHMQIKPEVDIGGVNQTMPLDISGGTTPSEHDAPNSQSSHSGLQWTVVDSNYPRFSLPTCQSNLLGNGGGSGGGAGSQSSGANSAGGVNSDQRQQHEAQQQATQQQQHLQQLHYQQQQQQEQASASGQAYSSQIITVNNLVGSYATAAQNLSPTSPNESNMVQSVYSQGPTPTQSPVHAGVGGASAAGGGAGNASAGNGGATGASNQVVKRKRSVNPQGDENFIRALEAVRTGGIGFCKAARLYGVNNRTLWLEYKKRGYPVSRPSIKARVVKQEPNLSPSPTPSTNQGDDNTNETLGMQIPPQAETPTPSLMCTPHHAGLGSGTGSLPAGGNSHPAIGVMSLFDPRYMDSPSNVHSMTRQRYIEATGGGAGAGTGAGTGTINVNPTTAMNLQSINFNSI, encoded by the exons ATGTCCGTGCAGCAGTTCTGCCTGCGGTGGAACAACCACCAGCCGAACTTCATCTCCGTGTGCTCCTCGCTGCTGCACAATGGCACCCTGGTGGACGTCACCCTGGCAGCCGAGGGTCGGCAGCTGCAGGCCCACAAAATCGTGCTGTCCGCCTGCAGTTCGTACTTTCAG GCTTTGTTCACAACAAATCCGTGCCAACATCCCATTGTCATCCTGAAGGACGTGCAGTACGATGACCTAAAGACCATGGTGGACTTCATGTACTACGGCGAGGTCAATGTGTCGCAGGAGCAGCTGCCGCACATCCTCAAGACCGCCGAGATGCTGAAGATCAAAGGTCTAGCGGAGATGCCAACGGATCCGGCCAATCTTACCAAGTCAGACAGCAAGTCCTCGACCGACGGCACCGAATTGGTGGGCGGCGCAGGAGTGGGCACTGGAGCGGGCAACTCGGCTGGAAGCCTTGGGGCTGCCAGTGGAAGCAGCGTGGGGGACTCCCTGTGGAGCAGCAGCGAGGCCCAGcagttccagcagcagcagcaacagcaggccCAGCAAcaggcacagcagcagcaccatcaccaccagcagcagcagcagttgcagcagcaacagcaacaggcccagcagcagcaacaacagcagcagcaccatcaccaccaccatcagcaacagcagggCGGACAGGCGCAGGCGGCGCAGACGCATCATCACCAGATGCGACGTACGCCGTCACCTTTGAGCGCTGGAACATCGCCGGCCACCAGGCGCAAGCGCTTGCGCAAATCCTCGAATAACG GCTCAGGCGATCGCAACAATGCAGAAGAGCAGCACAACAGCTCCCTGGACGCAGGCAGTGGTGCGGGCAACGCCGGTCTCAGTCTCGCCCAGATGAACCAGATGACATTTGGTGCGGGCGGCGGTTTGGCCGGCCACTCATTGCACGCTGCCAAGCTGCTTAAGGAGTCGGCCAGCGCTGAGCTGGACCAGCAGCCGCAGGACTCGGATCTGGACGATGGACACGGACACTTACACATGCAAATT AAGCCCGAAGTGGACATTGGTGGAGTGAACCAAACGATGCCCTTGGATATCTCTGGCGGCACTACACCATCCGAGCACGACGCGCCGAACTCCCAGTCCTCGCACTCGG GTCTGCAATGGACAGTTGTCGATTCCAACTATCCGCGCTTCTCCCTGCCCACCTGCCAGTCCAACTTGCTGGGCAACGGCGGTGGCAGCGGTGGTGGTGCCGGTAGCCAGAGCAGTGGTGCGAATAGCGCCGGCGGCGTCAATAGCgatcagcggcagcagcatgAAGCCCAGCAGCAGGCcacccaacagcagcagcacctgcagcagctgcactaccagcagcagcaacagcaggagcaggcCTCCGCCTCCGGACAGGCCTACTCGTCGCAGATCATTACCGTGAACAACCTAGTCGGTAGCTATGCGACGGCGGCCCAGAACCTTTCGCCCACCTCACCCAATGAATCAAACATGGTGCAATCGGTCTACAGTCAGGGACCCACGCCCACCCAATCCCCCGTGCACGCGGGAGTTGGTGGAGCCAGTGCTGCTGGCGGAGGAGCGGGCAATGCCAGTGCTGGAAACGGTGGAGCCACTGGAGCGTCCAACCAGGTGGTGAAGCGCAAGAGATCAGTGAATCCGCAGGGAGACGAGAACTTTATCCGAGCCCTGGAGGCGGTACGCACGGGAGGTATCGGATTCTGCAAGGCAGCACGACTTTACGGAGTGAACAACAGGACACTGTGGTTGGAATACAAAAAGCGGGGCTATCCGGTGTCACGGCCCAGCATTAAAGCGCGCGTCGTTAAACAGGAGCCGAATCTGTCACCGTCGCCCACGCCCTCAACCAATCAGGGCGATGACAACACCAACGAAACGCTCGGCATGCAGATACCACCACAGGCGGAGACCCCGACGCCTTCGCTCATgtgcaccccgcaccacgctGGCCTGGGAAGCGGAACTGGAAGTCTGCCGGCCGGAGGAAACTCGCACCCAGCGATCGGGGTCATGAGCCTGTTCGATCCGCGTTACATGGATTCGCCTAGCAATGTCCACTCGATGACGCGACAGCGGTATATCGAAGCCACCGGAGGCGGAGCAGGTGCGGGAACGGGCGCAGGCACCGGCACCATCAACGTTAATCCGACCACCGCCATGAATCTACAGAGTATTAACTTCAACTCAATATAG